Proteins from a genomic interval of Bradyrhizobium sp. CCGB01:
- a CDS encoding DUF2278 family protein, translated as MPLKHYSVLKGRPIAMRFGTGQSPHYQVHVVADNADFRIAVNVQSADGSEVAFLVRSHFVHPITDHLAALPVGLHPQPPKPASIALDFIRGNLMQPQEMIPLPLSVPGPDNDLNEKLDQFVQRALSNESAMVYAFGETWGPETKADNYFGFRPGRGIHDIHMNQGNPRGKFSGDNGPWQDGGLVFEFPDQKLWTAVFLKFQTQAWHTDDKTGDPIGGGTPTDPTTPPTGEMPDGLVRIIAALVNAVKTPEREVVTLLNTADRDIDLTGWMLADKQKNKMVLSGKIATGGTLAVVVQKPMELSNQGGIISLLDERGIKIHGVAYTKAQAKNPGLTIPF; from the coding sequence ATGCCACTGAAACACTATTCGGTCCTCAAGGGACGCCCGATCGCGATGCGTTTCGGCACCGGCCAGTCGCCGCACTATCAAGTCCATGTCGTAGCCGACAACGCGGATTTCCGCATCGCCGTCAATGTGCAGTCAGCCGACGGAAGCGAAGTCGCGTTCCTGGTGCGATCGCACTTTGTCCATCCGATCACCGATCATCTCGCGGCGCTGCCGGTGGGCTTGCACCCACAGCCGCCGAAGCCGGCCAGCATCGCGCTGGATTTCATTCGCGGCAATCTGATGCAGCCGCAGGAGATGATCCCGCTGCCGCTGTCAGTGCCCGGACCGGACAATGACCTCAACGAGAAGCTCGACCAGTTCGTCCAGCGCGCACTCTCAAACGAAAGCGCGATGGTCTACGCATTCGGTGAGACATGGGGGCCGGAGACGAAAGCGGACAATTATTTCGGCTTCCGGCCGGGGCGCGGCATTCACGACATCCACATGAATCAGGGAAATCCAAGGGGAAAATTCTCGGGCGACAACGGGCCGTGGCAGGACGGCGGGCTCGTGTTCGAATTCCCGGATCAGAAGCTATGGACGGCGGTCTTCCTCAAATTCCAGACGCAGGCCTGGCACACCGACGACAAGACCGGTGACCCCATCGGCGGAGGCACGCCGACAGATCCGACGACTCCTCCGACGGGAGAAATGCCTGATGGTCTCGTGCGCATCATTGCGGCACTCGTCAACGCCGTGAAGACGCCCGAACGGGAAGTCGTCACGCTGCTCAATACGGCCGATCGCGACATCGATCTCACCGGCTGGATGCTGGCCGACAAGCAGAAGAACAAAATGGTCCTGTCAGGGAAGATCGCGACGGGCGGCACGCTCGCTGTCGTCGTGCAGAAGCCGATGGAATTATCGAACCAAGGCGGCATCATTTCGCTGCTGGACGAGCGCGGGATCAAGATCCACGGCGTCGCCTATACCAAGGCGCAAGCGAAAAATCCGGGCCTGACCATTCCATTCTAG
- a CDS encoding GNAT family N-acetyltransferase — MDIRQDDPTAPYVADLLAYHLEELRNVMGEHAQALDASGLSDPAVTFWTIWQGNALVGFGALKQLDDAHAEVKSMRVAPAARGTGVGRAILHHIIAEACKRGYARLSLETGTAPLHVPAVALYRSAGFVSCAPFADYQASPHNQFMHLDLSR; from the coding sequence GTGGACATCAGGCAGGACGATCCGACGGCGCCCTATGTCGCCGATTTGCTGGCCTATCATCTGGAAGAGCTGCGCAACGTCATGGGTGAACACGCGCAGGCGCTCGACGCGAGCGGTCTTTCGGACCCGGCCGTGACGTTTTGGACTATCTGGCAGGGCAATGCGCTGGTGGGATTTGGCGCCCTCAAGCAACTGGATGACGCGCATGCGGAGGTGAAGTCGATGCGTGTCGCGCCTGCTGCGCGCGGGACCGGCGTTGGCCGCGCCATCCTGCACCACATCATTGCCGAAGCCTGCAAACGTGGCTATGCGCGTCTCAGCCTGGAGACCGGCACAGCGCCGCTGCACGTTCCGGCCGTCGCGCTCTACCGCAGCGCGGGCTTCGTCTCCTGCGCGCCGTTTGCCGACTATCAGGCGAGCCCGCACAACCAGTTCATGCACCTTGATCTATCCAGGTGA
- the mazG gene encoding nucleoside triphosphate pyrophosphohydrolase, with the protein MTPSRDISRLIEIMAALRTPVTGCPWDLEQDFSTIAPYTIEEAYEVVEAISRGDLDDLREELGDLLLQVVFHAQMASEQNAFAFGDVVEAITRKMIRRHPHVFADKDGNLASHHVKEVWDRIKTEEKAERAARRPPEAAPSHKSLLSGVKAGQPALTRAMELQRKASTVGFDWNDPRAVLQKIREEADEIEAALDRNDKQEIAEETGDLMFALVNLARHVDADPEAALRATNAKFERRFAYIERALEAQGRTLEQASLAEMDALWNAAKTAT; encoded by the coding sequence ATGACCCCTTCCCGCGACATTTCCCGCCTGATCGAGATCATGGCGGCGCTGCGCACGCCCGTGACCGGCTGCCCCTGGGACCTCGAGCAGGATTTTTCGACGATCGCGCCCTACACGATCGAGGAAGCCTATGAGGTGGTCGAGGCTATCAGCCGCGGCGACCTCGACGATCTCAGAGAGGAGCTTGGCGACCTCCTGCTCCAGGTCGTGTTCCACGCCCAGATGGCGTCCGAGCAGAACGCCTTCGCGTTCGGAGACGTCGTCGAGGCCATCACGCGAAAAATGATCCGCCGCCATCCCCATGTCTTCGCCGACAAGGACGGCAATCTCGCCTCGCACCACGTCAAGGAAGTCTGGGACCGCATCAAGACCGAGGAGAAGGCCGAGCGCGCGGCGCGCCGGCCGCCGGAGGCCGCGCCGTCGCACAAATCGTTGCTGTCGGGCGTCAAGGCCGGCCAGCCGGCGCTGACGCGTGCCATGGAGCTGCAGCGCAAGGCCTCCACGGTCGGCTTCGACTGGAACGACCCGCGTGCGGTCCTGCAAAAGATCCGCGAGGAAGCCGACGAGATCGAGGCCGCGCTCGATCGCAACGACAAGCAGGAGATCGCGGAGGAGACCGGCGACCTGATGTTCGCCCTCGTCAACCTCGCCCGCCATGTCGACGCCGATCCGGAAGCCGCGTTGCGGGCGACCAACGCGAAATTCGAGCGGCGATTTGCCTATATCGAACGGGCGCTGGAGGCGCAGGGCCGCACGCTGGAGCAGGCGTCGCTGGCGGAGATGGATGCGCTGTGGAACGCGGCGAAGACGGCCACCTGA
- the queC gene encoding 7-cyano-7-deazaguanine synthase QueC, translating to MSDAFSSQTALVLFSGGQDSTTCLAWALDRFARVEMLGFDYGQRHAVELDCRDRLFDGIKGLRPDWAAKLGESHTLSIPTLAAVSETALTRDVAIAMGADGLPNTFVPGRNLVFLTFAAALAYRRGITHIVGGMCETDYSGYPDCRDDTIRAMQAALSLGMARSFELHTPLMWIDKAATWKLAHDLGGDGLVDLIREHSHTCYLGERGAQHDWGYGCGECPACSLRAKGWREFAAGR from the coding sequence ATGAGTGACGCATTTTCATCACAAACCGCCCTGGTGCTGTTTTCCGGCGGCCAGGATTCCACCACCTGCCTCGCATGGGCGCTGGATCGCTTCGCGCGTGTGGAGATGCTGGGGTTCGACTACGGCCAGCGCCATGCCGTCGAGCTTGACTGCCGCGACCGCCTGTTCGACGGCATCAAGGGCCTTCGCCCCGACTGGGCCGCAAAACTCGGCGAGAGCCACACGCTGTCGATCCCGACGCTGGCGGCGGTGTCCGAGACAGCGCTGACCCGCGATGTCGCGATTGCGATGGGCGCCGACGGCCTGCCGAACACGTTCGTGCCCGGCCGCAATCTGGTGTTCCTGACGTTTGCCGCGGCGCTGGCCTACCGGCGCGGCATCACCCACATCGTCGGCGGCATGTGCGAGACCGACTATTCCGGCTACCCCGATTGCCGCGACGACACCATCCGCGCCATGCAGGCCGCGCTCTCGCTCGGCATGGCGCGGTCCTTCGAGCTGCACACGCCGCTGATGTGGATCGACAAGGCGGCGACGTGGAAGCTCGCGCACGACCTCGGCGGCGATGGGCTGGTCGACCTCATCCGCGAGCACTCGCACACCTGCTATCTCGGCGAACGCGGCGCGCAGCACGATTGGGGTTATGGCTGCGGCGAGTGTCCGGCGTGCAGCCTGCGGGCGAAGGGATGGCGGGAGTTTGCGGCAGGACGCTGA
- a CDS encoding nitrile hydratase accessory protein — protein sequence MSSTAAAAATAAIPSIPRDDDGPVFRAPWEAHAFAMALSLHDRGVFTWPEWAAALASEIKRAQAAGDPDTGETYYLHWLATLEGLVARKGVASAETLHRYRDAWDHAADRTPHGKPIELRPEDFAG from the coding sequence ATGAGCAGCACGGCTGCGGCCGCCGCGACGGCGGCGATTCCAAGCATCCCGCGTGATGACGATGGCCCGGTGTTCCGCGCGCCCTGGGAAGCGCATGCGTTCGCGATGGCCTTGAGCCTGCATGATCGCGGCGTGTTCACCTGGCCGGAATGGGCCGCAGCCTTGGCCTCGGAGATCAAGCGCGCGCAGGCCGCCGGTGATCCGGATACGGGCGAGACGTACTATCTGCATTGGCTCGCCACGCTGGAAGGGCTGGTCGCACGCAAAGGCGTGGCCTCGGCGGAGACGCTGCACCGCTACCGCGACGCTTGGGACCATGCCGCCGACCGCACGCCGCACGGCAAGCCGATCGAGCTTAGGCCGGAGGATTTTGCGGGATAG
- the nthB gene encoding nitrile hydratase subunit beta gives MNGVHDMGGMDGFGKVEPEPNEPMFHADWESRVLAMVRAMGAAGAFNIDTSRFYRETLPPHVYLSSSYYKKWFLGLEEMLIEKGYLTREEVAAGHAMQPAKTLKHGKFDLANVERVMVRGKFARPAPAPAKFNIGDRVRAKNIHPTTHTRLPRYVRGHVGVVELNHGCHVFPDSAAMELGENPQWLYTVVFEGNDLWGADGDPTLKVSIDAFEPYLDPA, from the coding sequence ATGAACGGCGTGCACGACATGGGCGGCATGGACGGGTTCGGCAAGGTCGAACCCGAGCCGAACGAGCCGATGTTTCACGCAGACTGGGAATCCCGCGTGCTGGCGATGGTGCGCGCGATGGGGGCTGCCGGGGCCTTCAACATCGACACCTCGCGCTTCTATCGCGAGACGCTGCCGCCGCATGTTTATCTCTCGAGCTCCTATTACAAGAAATGGTTCCTCGGGCTCGAGGAGATGCTGATCGAGAAGGGGTACCTTACCCGGGAGGAAGTTGCCGCCGGCCACGCGATGCAGCCTGCAAAGACGCTCAAGCACGGCAAGTTCGACCTCGCCAATGTCGAGCGCGTGATGGTGCGCGGCAAGTTCGCCCGCCCTGCCCCGGCGCCGGCGAAATTCAACATCGGCGACCGCGTCCGCGCGAAAAACATTCATCCGACCACGCATACGCGGCTGCCGCGCTATGTGCGCGGCCATGTCGGTGTCGTCGAATTGAACCACGGCTGCCATGTTTTTCCGGATTCGGCGGCGATGGAGCTCGGCGAGAACCCGCAATGGCTCTACACCGTGGTGTTCGAAGGCAACGATCTCTGGGGCGCGGATGGTGATCCGACCCTGAAGGTGTCGATCGATGCGTTCGAGCCGTATCTGGACCCGGCGTGA
- the nthA gene encoding nitrile hydratase subunit alpha, translated as MSHDHDHHHHHDHDHSELSETELRVRALETILTEKGYVEPAALDAIIQAYETKIGPHNGARVVAKAWIDPAFKKALLEDGSKAIGTLGHVSRVGDHLVVVENTPERHNMVVCTLCSCYPWEMLGLPPVWYKASPYRSRAVKDPRGVLADFDVSLPKDMEIRVWDSTAETRFLVLPMRPAGTEGWSEEQLAALVTRDSMIGTGFPKTPGAPS; from the coding sequence ATGAGCCATGATCACGACCACCACCATCACCACGATCACGATCATTCGGAATTGTCCGAGACCGAGCTGCGCGTGCGCGCGCTCGAGACGATCCTGACCGAAAAAGGCTATGTCGAGCCGGCCGCGCTCGATGCCATCATCCAGGCCTATGAGACCAAGATCGGCCCGCATAACGGCGCACGCGTCGTCGCCAAGGCCTGGATCGATCCGGCGTTCAAGAAGGCGCTGCTGGAAGACGGCTCCAAGGCCATCGGCACGCTCGGCCATGTCAGCCGCGTCGGCGACCATCTCGTCGTCGTCGAGAACACGCCTGAGCGCCACAACATGGTCGTGTGCACGCTGTGTTCCTGCTACCCTTGGGAAATGCTCGGGCTGCCGCCGGTCTGGTACAAGGCCTCGCCCTACCGTTCCCGCGCGGTGAAGGACCCGCGCGGTGTGCTCGCCGACTTCGACGTCAGTCTGCCAAAGGACATGGAGATCCGTGTCTGGGATTCCACGGCCGAGACACGCTTCCTGGTGCTGCCGATGCGGCCCGCGGGCACTGAGGGCTGGAGCGAGGAGCAACTCGCCGCGCTCGTCACGCGCGATTCCATGATCGGCACCGGCTTTCCCAAGACGCCGGGAGCGCCCTCATGA
- a CDS encoding enoyl-CoA hydratase/isomerase family protein, which yields MTDYVKIEKGLGPEGRIAVVRFDRGDGLNALSPEALRQLTAAARSFEDDAATSVVVLTGSAAAFSAGFDLKDAEGRSRKDMDLGTLRRHLKLGPRLTHAWQEMEQITIAAIEGFCVGGGVALAVALDFRVMGRDAHLRVPEIGLGMNMSWQSIPRMLHLMGPARTKQAVILADERISADEAYEWRLVEQVVDPGHAFDAAMDLARKVAAQPPLSVAMTKLTVNRLAHALDDLASHMDVDQFALAGLSEDHKEGVEAFLTRRKPRFRGR from the coding sequence GTGACAGACTACGTGAAGATCGAGAAGGGCCTCGGGCCCGAGGGACGGATTGCGGTCGTACGCTTCGACCGTGGCGACGGACTCAATGCGCTGTCGCCGGAGGCGTTGCGCCAGCTCACGGCGGCAGCCCGCAGCTTCGAGGATGACGCCGCAACCTCCGTCGTTGTCCTGACCGGCAGCGCCGCTGCATTCAGCGCCGGCTTCGACCTCAAGGACGCCGAAGGACGCTCGCGCAAGGACATGGATCTCGGCACGCTGCGGCGGCATCTCAAGCTCGGGCCGCGCCTGACCCACGCCTGGCAGGAGATGGAGCAGATCACGATCGCGGCGATCGAGGGCTTCTGTGTCGGAGGCGGCGTCGCGCTCGCCGTGGCGCTCGACTTCCGCGTCATGGGCCGCGATGCGCATCTGCGCGTGCCCGAGATCGGGCTCGGCATGAACATGAGCTGGCAGAGCATCCCGCGCATGCTGCATCTGATGGGGCCGGCCCGCACCAAGCAGGCGGTGATCTTGGCCGATGAACGTATCTCGGCCGATGAGGCCTATGAATGGCGCCTGGTGGAGCAGGTGGTCGATCCCGGCCATGCGTTCGATGCCGCGATGGATCTCGCGCGCAAGGTCGCCGCGCAGCCGCCGCTCTCGGTCGCGATGACGAAGCTGACGGTCAACCGGCTCGCGCATGCGCTGGACGATCTCGCCAGCCACATGGACGTCGACCAGTTCGCGCTCGCCGGCCTCAGCGAGGACCACAAGGAGGGGGTCGAGGCGTTCCTGACGCGCCGCAAGCCACGGTTCAGGGGGCGCTGA
- a CDS encoding DASS family sodium-coupled anion symporter, translating into MTASSQAPEATGFRWKLIAPLVVWLAIYLWPVPPGLNVNQWHYFAVFAAVITGLILESMPVGAVGFIGLTVAGVAGYIDPDPGKSLRWMLAGFAESTVWLIVGAFVFSIGYRKSQLGRRIALVLVQRLGSNTLGLGYAVAMSDLLLAPATPSNTARSGGIVYPIISNIPRIYGSEPGPTAGKIGTYVMWTAFAATAVTSSLFFTALAPNAAALAIAKKTAGVEVSWAQWFMGFAPLGILLMVLVPLLSYAVCRPEVKRSPEISDWAAKELGTMGPMSRNEWIMLGLILLAMFLWIAGSSPDIHVPGIGSNFVNATTVVFIVISLMLVTGVIEFADIVSEKSAWEVFFYFTSLLTLASGLNEIGFIKWFATEYAKPLAGLSPSTAMLLLVALFFWIHYFFSSITSHAAAVLPVVLAVGSGIPGLPVVTLAMLCMYSLGLMGVISPYATGPAPMYFGSGYIGKGQFWGFGLLFGVVYFAGLLLIVLPWLWVY; encoded by the coding sequence ATGACCGCCAGTTCTCAGGCGCCTGAAGCGACGGGGTTTCGCTGGAAGCTGATCGCGCCGCTGGTGGTGTGGCTGGCGATCTATCTGTGGCCGGTGCCGCCAGGGCTCAACGTCAACCAGTGGCACTATTTTGCCGTGTTCGCGGCCGTGATCACCGGGCTCATCCTGGAATCGATGCCGGTCGGCGCTGTCGGCTTTATCGGCCTGACGGTCGCGGGCGTCGCCGGCTATATCGATCCTGATCCCGGCAAATCGCTGCGCTGGATGCTGGCGGGATTTGCCGAGAGCACGGTGTGGCTGATCGTCGGTGCCTTCGTGTTCTCGATCGGCTATCGCAAGAGCCAGCTCGGCCGGCGCATCGCGCTGGTGCTGGTGCAGCGACTCGGCAGCAATACACTCGGTCTCGGCTATGCGGTCGCGATGTCAGACCTCCTGCTCGCGCCGGCGACGCCGTCCAACACCGCGCGCAGCGGCGGCATCGTCTATCCCATCATCAGCAACATCCCCCGCATCTACGGCTCCGAGCCGGGGCCGACTGCCGGCAAGATCGGAACCTATGTGATGTGGACGGCGTTTGCGGCGACCGCGGTCACCAGTTCGCTATTCTTCACCGCGCTTGCGCCCAATGCTGCGGCGCTTGCGATCGCCAAGAAGACTGCCGGGGTCGAGGTGAGCTGGGCGCAGTGGTTCATGGGCTTTGCGCCGCTTGGCATCCTCCTGATGGTCCTCGTGCCGCTGCTCAGCTACGCGGTCTGCCGTCCCGAGGTGAAGCGCAGCCCGGAGATCTCCGATTGGGCGGCGAAGGAGCTCGGCACGATGGGCCCGATGTCGCGCAACGAGTGGATTATGCTCGGCCTGATCCTGCTCGCGATGTTCCTCTGGATCGCGGGCTCGAGCCCGGACATCCACGTGCCCGGGATCGGCTCCAACTTCGTCAACGCCACCACCGTCGTATTCATCGTGATCTCATTGATGCTGGTGACGGGCGTGATCGAGTTTGCCGACATCGTCAGCGAGAAGAGCGCCTGGGAGGTGTTCTTCTATTTCACCTCGCTGCTGACGCTGGCCTCGGGCCTCAACGAGATCGGTTTCATCAAATGGTTCGCAACCGAATACGCAAAGCCGCTTGCGGGGCTGTCGCCGTCGACCGCCATGCTTCTCCTGGTCGCGCTGTTCTTCTGGATCCACTATTTCTTCTCGAGCATCACCTCGCATGCCGCCGCCGTGCTGCCGGTGGTGCTCGCGGTCGGATCGGGCATTCCCGGCCTGCCGGTCGTCACGCTCGCCATGCTCTGCATGTATTCGCTCGGCCTGATGGGCGTCATCTCGCCTTACGCGACGGGGCCCGCGCCGATGTATTTCGGCAGCGGCTATATCGGGAAGGGCCAGTTCTGGGGCTTTGGGCTGCTGTTCGGCGTGGTCTATTTCGCCGGCCTGCTGCTGATAGTGCTGCCCTGGTTGTGGGTGTACTGA
- a CDS encoding methionine ABC transporter ATP-binding protein, whose product MKAASMNAHQSLAIGQPLETLDAISPAAAEADAMVRFAGISKIYPAYRGKPGVNALQDIDFAIPRGSITGIIGRSGAGKSSLVRLINGLEKPTTGRVIVDNSDISALAGRELRLAQRSIGMIFQHFNLLSSRTAAENIALPLEIAGWAKADIKARVAELLALVGIADKHDRYPSELSGGQKQRVGIARALATRPSVLLSDEATSALDPQTTRAILDLLANINRELGVTIVLITHEMSVVRQLAKEVVVLDAGHVVESGHVADIFTHPKHPITQSFLAEVIGDSLPVSLASRIVPEPSGGGQAVIRVQVRGAGAGDTLVARLARELGLDVSLLSARIDEIGGQHVGSLTLGIPLGISGGEDAVTRSLAWLSQYQFSAERLGYVA is encoded by the coding sequence ATGAAGGCCGCCTCCATGAACGCCCACCAATCGCTCGCGATCGGACAACCGCTCGAAACGCTTGACGCGATTTCACCCGCCGCAGCCGAAGCGGACGCAATGGTCCGTTTCGCTGGCATCTCGAAAATCTACCCGGCCTATCGTGGCAAGCCCGGCGTCAACGCACTGCAGGATATCGACTTCGCGATTCCGCGTGGCTCGATCACCGGAATCATCGGCCGCTCCGGCGCCGGCAAATCGAGCCTGGTCCGGCTGATCAACGGTCTGGAGAAGCCGACTACGGGCCGCGTGATCGTCGATAACAGCGATATCTCGGCGCTGGCCGGCCGCGAATTGCGGCTGGCGCAGCGCTCGATCGGCATGATCTTCCAGCATTTCAACTTGCTGTCGTCGCGCACGGCCGCCGAGAATATCGCGCTGCCGCTCGAAATTGCCGGCTGGGCCAAGGCCGACATCAAGGCCCGCGTCGCCGAGCTGCTGGCGCTGGTCGGCATCGCCGACAAGCACGACCGCTATCCCTCGGAACTCTCGGGCGGCCAGAAGCAGCGCGTCGGCATCGCCCGTGCGCTGGCGACGCGGCCAAGCGTGCTGCTGTCGGACGAGGCGACCTCCGCGCTCGACCCGCAAACCACACGCGCGATCCTCGATCTGCTCGCCAACATCAACCGCGAGCTCGGCGTGACCATCGTGCTGATCACCCATGAGATGTCCGTGGTGCGCCAGCTCGCCAAGGAAGTCGTGGTGCTCGATGCCGGCCATGTCGTCGAGAGCGGCCATGTCGCCGATATCTTCACCCATCCGAAGCATCCGATCACGCAGTCTTTCCTCGCCGAAGTGATCGGCGACAGCCTGCCGGTGTCGCTGGCGAGCCGGATCGTGCCGGAGCCGTCTGGCGGCGGGCAGGCCGTGATCCGCGTTCAGGTGCGCGGGGCAGGGGCCGGAGACACGTTGGTGGCGCGGCTCGCCCGCGAGCTCGGTCTCGACGTCTCGCTCTTGTCGGCCCGCATCGACGAGATCGGCGGCCAGCATGTGGGCTCGCTGACCCTCGGTATACCTCTCGGCATTTCCGGCGGCGAAGACGCGGTGACGCGGTCGCTGGCCTGGCTCTCTCAGTATCAATTCTCGGCGGAGCGTCTCGGCTATGTCGCCTGA
- a CDS encoding methionine ABC transporter permease yields MSPELINLIVQATGESLYMVGIAALLGTAFGLPLGVFLATSRKGELFSAPFINRVLGIVVNATRSTPFIILVVAIIPFTRLIAGTSIGSTAAIVPLVIASTPFIARLVEAAIREVDGGLIETASSFGASPIQIVLKVLIPEALPGLLLALTLAVVSLLGYSAMVGAVGGGGLGDLGIRYGYQRFMPEMMLAVVVVLIALVQLVQSAGDYLARRVNRRLRQR; encoded by the coding sequence ATGTCGCCTGAACTCATCAACCTCATCGTCCAGGCCACCGGCGAAAGCCTGTACATGGTCGGCATCGCCGCGCTGCTCGGCACCGCCTTTGGCCTGCCGCTCGGCGTCTTCCTCGCGACCAGCCGCAAGGGCGAGCTGTTCTCGGCTCCCTTCATCAATCGCGTGCTTGGCATCGTCGTCAATGCGACGCGCTCGACGCCCTTCATCATCCTGGTCGTCGCCATCATCCCGTTCACCCGGCTCATCGCCGGCACCTCGATCGGCTCGACCGCGGCGATCGTGCCACTGGTCATCGCGTCGACGCCGTTCATCGCGCGTCTGGTCGAAGCCGCGATCCGCGAGGTCGATGGCGGCCTGATCGAGACCGCGTCCTCGTTCGGGGCATCCCCAATCCAGATCGTGCTCAAGGTGCTGATCCCCGAGGCGCTGCCGGGCCTTCTGCTGGCGTTGACGCTCGCCGTGGTCAGCCTGCTCGGCTATTCCGCCATGGTCGGCGCGGTCGGAGGCGGCGGGCTCGGCGATCTCGGCATCCGCTACGGCTATCAGCGCTTCATGCCGGAGATGATGCTGGCCGTCGTCGTCGTGCTGATCGCGCTGGTGCAGCTCGTCCAGAGCGCGGGCGACTATCTGGCGCGCCGGGTCAACCGCCGGCTGCGGCAGCGCTGA
- a CDS encoding MetQ/NlpA family ABC transporter substrate-binding protein, whose protein sequence is MRFLATLAAAALLATTANGETIRVGVTAGPHAEILDVVKKVGAERGLDIKVVEFTDYVIPNQALALKDLEANSFQHEPYLKNQISKTGWKIVKVANTIGSPQGVYSQKYKKLADLPEGARVAIANDPSNGARGLMILALHGVIKLKDPNNVSSTIADITENPKKLRFVELDAAQLPRALQDVDVVSINNNYAVQAGLNPATDAIARENPDGPWVNILAVREEDKDKPWVKQLIEVYHSDPVKAFLETRFKGTYLPTW, encoded by the coding sequence ATGCGTTTTCTCGCAACCCTTGCGGCTGCAGCCTTGCTCGCGACCACGGCTAACGGCGAAACCATCCGGGTCGGCGTGACCGCCGGTCCCCATGCCGAGATCCTGGACGTCGTGAAGAAGGTCGGTGCCGAGCGCGGCCTCGACATCAAGGTGGTCGAGTTCACCGACTACGTGATCCCGAACCAGGCGCTGGCGCTGAAGGACCTGGAGGCCAACTCGTTCCAGCACGAGCCGTACCTGAAGAACCAGATCTCCAAGACCGGCTGGAAGATCGTCAAGGTCGCGAACACGATCGGCTCGCCCCAGGGCGTCTATTCGCAGAAGTACAAGAAACTCGCCGATCTGCCGGAAGGCGCCCGCGTCGCGATCGCCAACGATCCCTCCAACGGGGCCCGCGGCCTGATGATCCTGGCGCTGCACGGCGTGATCAAGCTGAAGGATCCGAACAACGTCTCTTCGACCATCGCTGATATCACCGAGAACCCGAAGAAGCTCCGCTTCGTCGAGCTCGATGCTGCCCAGCTTCCGCGCGCGCTGCAGGACGTCGACGTCGTCTCGATCAACAACAATTACGCCGTGCAGGCCGGCCTCAACCCGGCGACCGATGCGATCGCCCGCGAAAACCCTGACGGACCCTGGGTCAACATCCTCGCCGTCCGCGAGGAGGACAAGGACAAGCCGTGGGTGAAGCAGCTGATCGAGGTCTATCACTCCGACCCCGTGAAGGCGTTTCTGGAGACGCGCTTCAAGGGCACCTATCTGCCGACCTGGTAA